The DNA segment TCAGCGATCTCTTCGCTCGAGAGATCTAACGTGCTTGCCAGCGTATCCAAAATGGCCCGTTCATCTTCATTGATAATTCCGTCCTTTATGGCCGTTTGGTAGGCTGATTGGTAGATCTCAATCTTTTCCGGTGAAGTAGTTTGACCCGCAAGGGAGGTTGTGACAGCTGCACAGCTGATCCACACCCCAATCAGGCCCTTATTCATCTCTGCCCACATTATCCAGTATTCCTCATATCAACTTGATCCGTCACCTGGCGGACATTCGGTCTTTCACAGGATTTTCCAATGGATCCTGAGATGAGACTTGTTAGGTCATGCCCAGTCCGCAGTCATTATGCTGAGGACATCCTGCCGATACTCAAATGATATCATTCTTCTTTACTTGAAGTAAATGTTTTCTAAAATGAGGTTACATCTTAAAAGCTAAATATTGACTATTTATTTTTGCCCGCCTGCCCCTCCTATTAGGCGGGATCGGGAGGGGCGGGAGACAGGCAAGGAGCAAGTATCAAGGAGCAAGGAGCAAGTATCAAGGAACAAGTATCTAGTATCCAGCATCCAGTATCCCCGTACGCTGACGCTACCTGCCCGCCACCCACAGGGTGAGGCAGGCGGGCAGGTATGCTCACAACCGTTGGATGGACCATCCTAAAACCTTACCTTCTGCAATCCTATGAAAATTCATAAGAAGAAAACAGCGCCACGATACGTGCGCCAGGAAGGTATCACGTCCTATCTATTGACGTCACTTCGAACCGCAGGCGCCAGGAATCTCTGTACAACACTGGTTGAAATAGAGCCCGGAGGTGAGCAGCGGGTTCACAGTCATCCACCAGAACAGGTTTACTACATACTTGACGGAGCCGGTCTAGTGACAGTTGGCAAGGAGACGGAAGAGATTCACAGTGGTGAATGTGTCTTCATCCCATCGGGCACTCCGCATGGAATAAAGAACCACACTGAAGAAACATTGCGCTATTTCAGTGCCGCTTCCCCCTCATTTGACGAAGCCGAGTTGAAGGAGTGGTGGCCTCTTGGCGGGGAGCCTGATTCAGGTGATAGCCCGTCTTGAAAGGTGCTTTGCACCCCAAAAGTTTACCATAGTTTGAGTTAGTGCAGAGATCAATAACCCGCCCCGCCCGCCGCCGCGGAGTTTTTCAAATCTTCTCAATGGCATCATATCCATCCAAAACGCACCAGCGCTTTGTTCGCTCGCCAGGAAAACAGCGCTGCCAGAATGATCAAGGCAATCGTCAAAGGCTGAGAGAATCTGCTGTAAACCTGCAGGCCCAGAATGACAATGGTGATGACGATGAACAGGCAAAACGTGGCCAGTCTCTTGCGTCGGGCGCGAAGTGGTTTCAAGCGGGGACCTATATCATCCGGAGGTGAGTCGGGATCGATAGCCGCAATTTGTTTCTCAATGGCGGGCTGGAGGGCGAAATGGACATAAGAAAGTAATCCCATCAACACGAATAGAAGCACGGTTTTCGCGAGAACGACCCAGTTCTCCCACAGCGACTGAAACCCCAATGGCCCGTAAATCAAAAGCAAGATACCGCTTACCAGCACACTGGTTTGAAACACGTAACACCGGATCGCCCCACGACGGATGATATTCTCCATATAGCGATCCGTGGCGTAGACAAAACCACCCGCCATCATTGCCCGTTCGTTTACCACGATCAGATTGAAAAGGGGAATGGACATGAAAACGAAGCTAATGACATGAAAGAACCTGAGAACGTCATAGACATCGTTCATGGTAATCCTGCTAAGAAAACCACGGTTTTCTCGTCCTCTATCACCCTGTCGTCCGTCATTCAGACGCAGTCGGGTATTTCACCACACTGTTGTTCACCGGCTCCAGCGTCATCAAGTACTCGTAAATGGCTCCCAGGTCTTCTTCCGTCATGTTGGTATAAGCGAACCATGGCATGAGAGTGTTTTCATGTTTCTTGTCCTCTGGAACTTCCACCGGTGTCTGAAATGCCTTAAACAAGCCAATAAAGTTTTCTTTCGAGCGGTTACCAATACCTGTTTCCTGATCGGGTGTGACATTTGCCGTAAGAATCACACTTCCGCCCGGTAGAAGGAATTCCTGTCCGCCGGCCATATACATCCCTTCCAATGGTCTCCCCATCTTATCTGTCGGAGTATGACACACTTCACAATTTGAGATGATAGTCATGTATTTGCCATAAGCCACCACGTCAGAAGGGTCGGGCCGGGTCAGAGGATCATAAGGGTGGGGGAATGTGCGTTCAATATATTGTAACGGAAACTTAAGTTTTTTCTTGCCTGACACTGCGTTTTTGATGGGCTTTAGCGTTCGGATATAGGCAACAATGCAAGAGAGATCCTCCCGGTCTAAATAACGCAACCGATCGTAGGGCATTATGGGGAATAGAGGTTTTCTTTCCCTGTTCACGCCTTCAGTAATAGCCTGTATCAGTTCACCATCGGTCCAATCCCCTAAAGCGTGTGGGGTGATATTGGGAACCTGTACCATGCCAAAAGCTTCCTCAATCACGAATCCCCCCGCTCCCTCTGTGCCCGGTACCGGTGGAAATGAATAATAGTTTTGGTCAAGTTCGGAGTGACAGTGGAGACAATGAGTTACGTTATTTACGAGATACTCACCTTTGGCGCCCCTCTCAGGTGTAATTTCCACGGTTATGTCAATCGGAGGACCCACCTTTAAGGGAATCAGCGTGGCACACCCGGTTAGAACCAGAAGACCTGCAAACCCAATTTTCTTGTTCATACTAGTTTCCTTCTTTTGAAGAACAGCAAATGATATGATTTTTAGCTACAGAATACCCCCAATGCCGATGAATATAGCCGAGCAGTGAACGAGAGTCAAGCCACGTAATGAAGGTCGTAATGAAATGAAGACGGACGATGTGCAAGCGCGTCTGCACTCCGCTACGAAAAGCAAGCTCACAGGTCGTTCGTATTCTTTGACCTGCCCCCCAGAGGCGTTCCAAAAAATGGGGGTTGGTCAGGACCTACTTTGATTATAGGTTAAACTAATCTAACATATTCCATGAATGTTTGGAGTCATATCATGAATTCACTACGTCTGAATCTTCTTCATAAATGTTAGACAGGCCATAATGGTTACAGGATAAGACCGCGTTGGAGGTTTTGTAATGATCAGAGAAATTGCAATCATAGCAGACATATTAGCAATGTTGGCTAGTGGGAATCTAAATGAAGATAGTTTATTGCAGTATTTTGAAAATAATAAAGATATCTTGAAAAGTAATATCGAATATGCGTTTACAAAATATGAGGGAAAGAAGTTAGATGAAATAGTGGGTGACCTTTACTCTAAATATTTGGAAGATAGGTCATTAATACTTTCAAATTATGAACGTTTCTCAGTTGTCAAGAATCTGGTGATCGAAAAGATTGAAAGTCACTATGATAAGTATCCCGAAATATATTTGGTGCCTTGTATTGGTCTTTTTGCACATGGAGGCTGGACCGAAAGAATAGATGATAAGCAGTATATTTTTTTGGCAATGGAGCGTATTGCTGAGGATATGAACATGGACATTTTTCTAACCCATGAAATCGCTCATTGTCTAAGTGAAGAGAACTGGAATACAGTTTTGGATGGCTTTTACAGAGAAGGATATGCTACTTATGTTTCTTTGGTACTCTTCCCAGGTCATAGTGATGAAACATATCTCCGTATGGATGAAGAATTGTATGTGAGGTGTCTAGATTGGATAGATAAACAGAGGGGGAGAATATATGAAGAGTCAAGTAAAGAACTTGAAGTCCTCAATGAGTATCACAAATTCTATTTTACCACTGGTTATAACAAGGAATATCCAAATATTGGCTATGTAATTGGATGTGAATATCTAAAATATCTGAATAAAAAGTATACGCTTAATGAACTTCGCACCTTTGGAAAAAAAGTAAATGAAAATGAGAAGGAATTCAAAGAGTTTGTATTTCAATGGTCCCACCCTTAACTGGTTAAAAGGCGAATTAGACTGTGAATGGCTAAGGCCTAACATTTCGCTTCACCGGACTCCCAGGACTGCGGTCTGAATTGGGGTTTGGAAATACCAAAAGCGTAAACTAATAGTTGAAAGTTAGACTATTCTACTCATCACCAGTGAGTTTGAGTTGTTAATTACTGTCGAAGAAATTGAAGAATGGGGCTAGTCATTCATTGTGATCGAGAGACAGCCAGCATACTCGTTGGAAAGGACATGAGGAATATACGAGTTTGGAATCACCATCGAGTTTCTTGACAACCTTTACCTGTTCCGTGGTGTCTTATATGTATGCTTTCCAGGAGACAAATAATCATGAAAGCGATCAAGACCCTGTTCCTCATGTTGCTGGTGGCAAATCTGACCGGTGGAAAACTGGAAGATATGGATCTTGAGATGCCTCAATCGGTCAACGCACTTCGTATCAACACCGTGTCTATTCACGTTGACGGATTCCTGGACGATCCAGCCTGGCAGCAGGAGGAACGGGCCTCTGACTTTATCCAGCGCGATCCCCTCGAAGGGGAAGCCGCAACCGAACGGACGGAGTTCTTGGTCCTTTATGATGATGAGTACGTCTACATTGGCTTGAAGGCCTACGATTCCGAGCCAAACGGGATCATCAGTATTCTGAGCCGCAGAGATGAACAGACCCCAAGCGACTGGATTAGCGTGTCTCTCGACAGTTATGACGACCACCGGACGGCATTTGAGTTCTGGCTCAACCCCCAGGGTGTAAAGCGGGACCTCAGGCGGTACGATGATGAGAATCTGGACGTGAACTGGGATGCGATCTGGGAAGGCAATTCAGCCATAGAGGAAGACGGCTGGTCAGCAGAATTCAAGATTCCTTTCCGCGAACTCCGCT comes from the Candidatus Neomarinimicrobiota bacterium genome and includes:
- a CDS encoding cupin domain-containing protein, with the protein product MKIHKKKTAPRYVRQEGITSYLLTSLRTAGARNLCTTLVEIEPGGEQRVHSHPPEQVYYILDGAGLVTVGKETEEIHSGECVFIPSGTPHGIKNHTEETLRYFSAASPSFDEAELKEWWPLGGEPDSGDSPS
- a CDS encoding c-type cytochrome, coding for MNKKIGFAGLLVLTGCATLIPLKVGPPIDITVEITPERGAKGEYLVNNVTHCLHCHSELDQNYYSFPPVPGTEGAGGFVIEEAFGMVQVPNITPHALGDWTDGELIQAITEGVNRERKPLFPIMPYDRLRYLDREDLSCIVAYIRTLKPIKNAVSGKKKLKFPLQYIERTFPHPYDPLTRPDPSDVVAYGKYMTIISNCEVCHTPTDKMGRPLEGMYMAGGQEFLLPGGSVILTANVTPDQETGIGNRSKENFIGLFKAFQTPVEVPEDKKHENTLMPWFAYTNMTEEDLGAIYEYLMTLEPVNNSVVKYPTASE